The DNA window TCATATTGATTCTATTACCTAATCCTACCTCATGTGCAATTTTCATGGCATCTATGGTATAGAAATCAACCTGATTTTGAGCAATAACCCTTTTCAGAGAAGCTGGAAGCTTATTTTCCAACTCTTCATTAGTCCATGGACAGTTTAAAACGAAAATTCCCTTTTCCTTTATTCCCTTTAGTAAATCAAAATGATTCACATAGGACATATTATGACAGGCAATATAGTCAGCATTATAAATTAAGTAAGGAGATTTAATTGGGATTTTCCCAAATCTAAGATGAGAAATTGTAGAGCCGCCTGATTTTTTGCTATCATATGAAAAATAAGCTTGAGCAAAAAGGTTCGTATTATCTCCTATAATTTTCACAGCAGTTTTATTGGCTCCTACAGTTCCGTCTGATCCTAATCCCCAAAACTTGCATTGAATAGTTCCCTCTGGTGTTGTATCGACTATATCCTCTACAGGAAGCGAAGCCCCTCCTATGTCATCTACAATCCCTATGGTAAATCCATCCTTCGGTTCGGCCTGTCTTAAGTTTTTGTATACAGCAATAATTTGGGAAGGTGTTGTATCCTTAGATCCTAATCCATATCTTCCTCCTATGATTAATGGTTGGTCTTTTTGATTGTAAAAAAGACTCTTTATGTCTAGGTACAAAGGTTCTCCCACAGCACCTGGTTCCTTTGTCCGATCCAAAACTGCTATCCTTTTTACACAGGAAGGAAGCACTTCAAAGAAATGTTTCGATGAAAAAGGACGATAGAGATGAACCTTAATTAAACCTACTTTTTCTCCTTTGGCCAGCATATAATCGATAGTCTCTTCTATAGTATCGCAGGCAGATCCCATGGCTACAATAATATCCTCTGCTTCTTCTGAACCGTAATAATTAAAAGGTTTATAGCTTCTACCTGTCAACTGACTGATATTGTCCATATATTCTACCACTATATCTGGAACATTGTCATAAAAAGGATTAGCTGCTTCTCTTCCTTGGAAGTATACGTCAGGATTTTGTGCAGTTCCTCTAACTACAGGATGCTCAGGATTTAACGCACGCTCTCTAAAAGCCTTCAAAGCATCATGATCTAATAAATCTCCCAATTCCTCATATTCCAGCATTTCTACCTTCTGATACTCGTGAGAGGTCCTAAAGCCGTCAAAAAAGTGAAGAAAAGGCACTCTAGATTTTATAGCCGCTAAATGAGCAACTCCAGCTAAATCCATAACCTCTTGAACACTACTAGAAGCTAATAAAGCAAATCCTGTCTGTCTTGTTGCCATCACGTCTTGATGATCTCCAAAAATCGATAGGGCATGAGCTGCAATTGCGCGGGCACTTACATGAAACACTCCCGGCAGCAGTTCTCCTGCTATCTTGTACATATTAGGAATCATAAGCAAAAGCCCCTGTGATGCTGTATAGGTAGTTGTCAATGCTCCAGCCTGTAATGAACCGTGAACAGCTCCCGAGGCTCCAGCTTCTGATTGCAGCTCTACTACTCTTACCGATTGCCCAAATAAATTTTTCCTTCCATGGGATGCCCACTCATCTACTCCTTCTGCCATAGGTGTAGATGGTGTAATTGGATAAATTGCTGCTACATCAGTAAATGCATATGATATATAGGCAGCTGCTTGATTCCCATCCATAGTTTTCATTTTTCTTGCCATCGTCTTCCTACCTTTCCTATGATTTAATATTGTTTACCAGTATCTAGATATATTATTTGATATTTTGCTTGAATAATACATATTTATAAAACGGATTATTACGAAAGGCACAATTAGCAAAAAGTCTATAATTTTTGATACCTCTACATTTAATTAAATCAAAAAACGAAAAATCCGTCCTATATAATAGAACGGAATAATCTCCAAAATGTATATTACTGATTAAAGCTGTGTACAACTAAAAAAGAATATATGTCCATCTAACATCGTATTTAATATTCCCATACAAATCCCCTGAATAATATTTCTTCTACAAATTCTAAAAATATCCATACGCATATGATTTCTCATTTGACCTGCTTTTCTCCATATTTAACTTATTTCCTTAGTTCCGTCACCTATTCCAGTCAAATAAAAATCAGCTTCATATCCTATTTTGCTTTTATACATTTGACCAACTTTATCTATAAAATCCCCTACATCTTCATCTTTTACAAGAGCTATGGCACATCCTCCAAATCCTGCACCTGTCATTCTTGCACCTATACATCCATCTTGTTCTAATGCAAGGCCCACTATGGTATCTAATTCAATACCTGTTACCCCATATAAATTTTTCAAAGAGTAATGGGATTCTATAAGCAATTGTCCTAACTCAAGTATGTCTCCATTTTCTAAAGCTGTACAAGCCTTTAAAACCCTTTGATTTTCATAAACCACATGACCAGCTCTATTTTTAATATTGTCTTCATCTAAATATTTCTCTAGCTTCTCAAACTCCTCTATTGTAAGCTGACATAGATTATCTATATTTATATGTTTTTTAAGAATACTCAATGCTTTCTCGCATTCATCTCTTCTTTCATTATACTTCGAATCATTTAACTCTCTTCTTTTGTTAGTGTTCATAATAACTAATTTATAATCTTTAATATTTATTTTCACGTACTTATAAATTAGACTATTACAGTCTAAAAGCATAGCATTATTTGCTTTACCCATGACTACAGCAAATTGATCCATTACACCGCATTTCACTCCAATAAAATCATTTTCTGATTTTTGAGAAATCTTGATTAAATCCATTTTAGATATTGCTCCATCATTAAATAGATTGTTTATCATTTCAGCTATTAGTAGCTCCAAAGAAGCAGAAGAAGAAAGGCCTGCCCCATTTGGAATGTTTCCCCATACCAGTATATCCATTCCCGAAACCTTGTAGCCATTTTTTTTCATAAAAAAAATAACGCCTTTAGGATAATTAGCCCAGCCATGCTCACTTTCATATTTTAAATCTTCTATATCAACTTCAACCTTTAATTCAAAGTTCTCAGATACAAGTCTTATTTTATTGTCGTCTCTTTTTTGGACACAGCCATAGGTACCTAATTGGGTAGCACAGGGTAATACATATCCTCCGTTATAATCTATATGCTCCCCTATTAAATTCACCCTACTGGGAGAAAAGAACGTCCTCGACTCTCCGTTATTACCGTAAAGCATATAAAACCTCTGTTTTAAACTAGATAAGTCCATTTTCACACCTCATCTTAATTATTTAGAATTTTTACTAGAAAATTTTCTATAAGCTTCTCTAAGCTCTTCTGCTGTTTCCTCAACATTTCTTGGATTGCAATTAGCCCAAGCTCCAGTCTCTGAGGATGCATTGTACTTTATTTTGTCAGATTCTCTTAGAGGTGGATAAAATTCCACATGAAAATGAAAATACTTATCGTAGTCCCCATACTCTGCCGAATTTACAGGTGCTTGATGTATTGCCATCATATAAGGAAATACCTTATCATAAATTGAGTCAAAGGTACCTGTAATGTCTTTTAAAATTGAAGAAAAATTGTCCTTTTCTCTTTCTGTAAAATCAATCATTTTGCTCCTATGTTCCTTAGAAACTATAAATACTCCAAAGGGATAATCAGTAAAAAATGGAAGGTAGCATATAAAGTCTTCGTTCTCTATGATTATTCTCTTTTGAAACTCCTCTTCTTCTTTATTCATTCTACATATTAAGCATTCATTGTTTTCTTCATAATACTCTCTAGAAGATTCTAATTCCAATTGCAATTTTAGGGGTACAACTGAATAACCGTATATTTGCCCATGAGGATGAGGCATAGTCACCCCTACCTCTTTCCCTCTGTTTTCAAAGGGATAAATATATTTGATTTTTTCATCCTTAGAGAGCTCAATATATCTTTCACACCACAGGTCAACAAGTTTTCTCAAATGCTTTAAGTCTAGCTCCCATATCAATGCATCATGCTTTGGCGAGTACAATATTACTTCACATTTCCCATAAGCAGGTTTTGTCCTATAAAAATCGCTCCCTACATTTTCTGGTTCTGGTGGGCTCTGATCCAATGCAGGAAAATCATTGTCATACCTATATATATCATAATTCTCTGGGACTTTCCCTGAACCTGGACAAAAAGGGCACCAAGCTTTAGGCATTTGAGGTCTATTTTGTCTATGGGATGCTACAATCGTCCAGTCCTTTAATAAAGGATTCCATCTCAATTCCGCCATACACTAAGCCTCCTTAACTTCCATGTATATAGTCCAACAAAACTCTTCATATGGCTTAAGCCTCGTTACTTTCTCGTTTTGAATAGCTAATTCTAAAGAATCATAATGCCCAGTTGAAGGCTCAATAGCGCAATTATACTCCCCTTTAAATCCACCCTTAGTAACCCATACACCTAAATAAGGTATTTTTTCAGAATCATATCTCAGAACATACACTATATTTTCATTCTCATAATGTAGTCCTACTTCACCATTTTTTATTTGGTCTAAGAAATAATATTTATAGGATCTATTGTCCTTATAGTTCTTAAGTAAAGATAAATCTATTGAGTCTTCAGCCATGCTTTTAGCTATAGGGAAAAGGTTCTTTTTCCCTATCATTCCTAATACATCATTTTCGTGAACATTCAATATGCTTTGGGCTTCTTTAGGAACTAATGTCCTTGTTCCATCATCAAATACATTAAGTCCATGTAATGCCCATAAAAAATCTATACTTTCATTTTCTAGGTTTTTGACTTTGTAATCTATTTTTAAAATATTATCCACTTGGAATGCCAAAGTTTTATGAAATTGTAATGGAAGTTTTTTTAATTTTACTTCCCCTCTTACAGCATTATTCCTAATCTCTACATTCCAAGGTACGCTCCATACTTCACCATGGTCTGGCAATTGACGTCCCTTATATACACACTCATCTATAGTGGGTATCATTTCATCTAATCCTGAAGTATCATATTTTTCAAAGGGTGCACCATAATGTGGTATGTCATATGAGCCTTTTTCAGGCTGAAAAAGTAATTCTTTATCCTTTGAAATATATTTAAATGAAGCTATTTTGAAACCTAATTTAGGCAATATTTTAATCTGCAAATACTTGCTTTCCATTATTATTGCATCCATATTAAAATGCTTTCCGTCTCTTATCTGCACCATTTTCACAAATCCACCTATTTATTTTCTTTTACCACAGCTTTCTTTAACTATTAGCTTAGTATTATATACCACTTTTTTAGTTTTCGTATGCTTTCCCTTTATCATATCAATTAACACTGACGCTGAATTTTTACCTATTTCCTGCATATTTAAATCAACAGTTGTAATTTTAGGATGATTTACACTTGAAAGTAATGTATTATCAAAACCAATTACAGACATATCCTCAGGAACTTTGACTTTAGCTTTATTGCAAGCATTTATTACTCCTACAGCCATCAGATCATTACATGCAAAAATGGCAGTTCCTCTATCTTTAGAGTTTATAAACTCTCTACATATTGCTTCTGTCTTTTTTACTACTTCCAAACTATTTCCCATTCCTACAGATATTATTTTTTCATAGTTAAGGTTATTATCTTTCACAAACTGCCGGTATAAATCTTCCTTTAAGTCATAGGACAAACTCCTATCGCCACGAACAAAGGCTATTTCTCTATGTCCTAATTGCAGCAGATGCTTAAAAGCTTCTTTAGTTCCCACTTCTTCATCATAAGAAATAAAGTTGCATTTATACTTATTGGTATTTCCATTTATGATTATAATAGGAATTTTCTCAGATAAATTAGGGAAATAATTATTCTCCAGGTTCTCCATTGAGGGGTCAATAGCTATTATTCCATCCATATTTCTTGAAATAATACTATCAACTACTACCTTTTCCCTTTCTGTATCACCTTCTGTGATATATAGAGACATTGTAAATCCACTACTTACCAATACTCTATTAATCTCTTCAACTATTGTAGGGAAAAAAAGGTTAGTAATACCCGGCACAACTATTCCTACACTAGATGTGCTTTTAAGTATTAAACTTCGTGCTATTTCATTAGGCACATATCCTAATTCTTCAATAGCCTCTTCTATTTTTTTCCTTGTTTCCTCTTTTACTGGATAGTTATTATTTATGGCTCTTGATACAGTAGTAATAGAAACCCCTGCCTTTTCTGCCACATCATATATAGTAATTTCCATAGTCCCACCTCATAAAATAAGCCTTACTTTTTAACAATATATTTCCCCCTGTCTGTTGAGATAGCCTAGATATAAGATAAACAAGCATAATATATTTACACCTAATACTGCTGCTACCTCTGGGCTTACGCCTATTACAAACATATTTTCGCCTAATATTATTCCGTATAATATTATAACGGCTATAAGAGCCAATGTGGGTAAGTCCAGATTAAGAAGCAGTAAATCTTATTCAAATAGAATTAAAATATAGTTTATAAATGTTAGTAATATAAGAAGCTCCAATTTCGGGTCTAGCTAAGCTTAAATGCCTAGCACTACAAATTTATATCGTAATTTCAGTTTCTTTATCGAAAATATACATTTCATCCATATTAAAGCTTAAGTTAATATCTTTCATTCTTTCTGCTTTAGTTGAGGATTCTACATTTGCAACAAAATTTATATCTTTACTTATAAGATATAAATTTACCATAGAGCCCATGTTCTCAATAACATCAACTTTAGCAGTTATTTGAGCATTCTGATTTAATTTAATGAACTCTGGATCATCACTAATATGTTCTGGTCTTATCCCAAATATTATCTCTTTATCAATATAGCCCTTGTTCTCAATAACCTTAGCTCTATTCTCGGGAACTTCAAGCTTTACATCATTAAATCTAATGTAGAGCTTATTATTTTCTTTAGTTATCTTACTTTCTATAAAATTCATTGGAGGGTTCCCTATAAATCCTGCAACAAATAAATTTATAGGTTTTTTATATATATTATTAGGTGTGTCTACCTGTTGAATGATTCCATCTTTCATAACTACAATTCTATCCCCCATTGTCATAGCCTCTACCTGATCATGGGTAACATAAATAAAAGTTGTATTTAATCTTTTATGCAGCTTTAAAATTTCAGTTCTCATTTGAACCCTAAGCTTAGCATCCAAGTTTGACAAAGGCTCGTCCATTAAAAAAACCTCTGGCTCTCTGACAATCGCTCTTCCAAGCGCAACCCTTTGCCTTTGCCCACCAGATAATGCCTTGGGCTTTCTATGAAGATACTCTTCTATATCCAGTATTTTTGCTGCATTCTCAACTTTTTCTTTGATTTCCTTCTTTGGTGTCTTTCTCATCTTCAAACTAAATGCCATATTATCAAATACCGTCATATGAGGATATAATGCATAGTTTTGAAAAACCATAGCTATGTCTCTATCCTTCGGCTCCACATCATTACAAAGTCTGTCACCTATATAAAGCTCTCCTGAACTTATTTCCTCAAGGCCTGCAATCATTCTTAGGGTAGTTGATTTACCACACCCTGAAGGTCCCACCAAAACTAAAAATTCTTTATCCCTAATATGAAGATCAACATTATTAACAGCTAAAACATCTCCTGGATAAACCTTGCAAATATTGTTTAAAACTACATCTGCCATTTTATCGCCTCCTAAACCTTTATTCACAACATTATATTAAATATTCCATGCATAATAAAAGCAACATTCCTGCGGACCAGCTAAAGTTTGTACAATGAAGTCCTTCTCCATTTTCAGGATTATAATTTTCCCTTATGACTTCACCATCAACCATACCACCTTGGATATTCTCAACTATTTTCTTTGCTAATTCTTTAGCTTCATCTTCATAACCATTGTTCTTTAAACCCTTTACTGCAAAATATGCCTGATCAAGCCAAACTGGTCCTCTCCAGTATCTTTCCGGCTCATATCTTTCATTATCCTTTGAAGCTGTAGGAAAAGGAACTTTGGTATTAAATTTAGTCTCATCAACTAAAATATTCTTCACCATTTCTGCTTGTTTTTTTGAGGCCGCTTCTGCCCAAAGAGGAATAGCTCCTTCTATTCCCTTGCCTCTGTTTACAAGGGGTTTCTTAGTGTCAATATCTACATCATAGAAAAATCCTGTTTCCTCATCAAACATATTTCTTTGTATAAAATTCTTTACATATTCTGCTTCTTTTTTATATTTATTTGCATCAGAAGCTTTGTTTAATACTTCTGCAATTCTTTCCAGATACCTTTTTTCTGCATAAAGATAAGAGTTTAAATCCACAGATTCCTGATTAATAGAATAACCAATAAGCTCTCCATCTTCATTTATATTTTCAAGAACCCTAACCCCATAGTCCATATCAAATCTAACAGCATTATCCATTCCACTTTCCCAGGCAGCCGCTCTTATTATTTCCTCTTCTGTGTTGTTTAAAGCATCTACAGAACCGCCATACTCAGCAATGCCATTTTTGTCATTGTCCCTGGCAATATACCACCAATTGTGATAATTAACCAGTTTAGGATACATTTCCTCAAGGAATGACTTATCTCCACTAGATTCATAAACCTCCCAT is part of the Proteiniborus sp. MB09-C3 genome and encodes:
- the galT gene encoding galactose-1-phosphate uridylyltransferase, with the translated sequence MAELRWNPLLKDWTIVASHRQNRPQMPKAWCPFCPGSGKVPENYDIYRYDNDFPALDQSPPEPENVGSDFYRTKPAYGKCEVILYSPKHDALIWELDLKHLRKLVDLWCERYIELSKDEKIKYIYPFENRGKEVGVTMPHPHGQIYGYSVVPLKLQLELESSREYYEENNECLICRMNKEEEEFQKRIIIENEDFICYLPFFTDYPFGVFIVSKEHRSKMIDFTEREKDNFSSILKDITGTFDSIYDKVFPYMMAIHQAPVNSAEYGDYDKYFHFHVEFYPPLRESDKIKYNASSETGAWANCNPRNVEETAEELREAYRKFSSKNSK
- the ugpC gene encoding sn-glycerol-3-phosphate ABC transporter ATP-binding protein UgpC, with product MADVVLNNICKVYPGDVLAVNNVDLHIRDKEFLVLVGPSGCGKSTTLRMIAGLEEISSGELYIGDRLCNDVEPKDRDIAMVFQNYALYPHMTVFDNMAFSLKMRKTPKKEIKEKVENAAKILDIEEYLHRKPKALSGGQRQRVALGRAIVREPEVFLMDEPLSNLDAKLRVQMRTEILKLHKRLNTTFIYVTHDQVEAMTMGDRIVVMKDGIIQQVDTPNNIYKKPINLFVAGFIGNPPMNFIESKITKENNKLYIRFNDVKLEVPENRAKVIENKGYIDKEIIFGIRPEHISDDPEFIKLNQNAQITAKVDVIENMGSMVNLYLISKDINFVANVESSTKAERMKDINLSFNMDEMYIFDKETEITI
- a CDS encoding galactokinase, yielding MDLSSLKQRFYMLYGNNGESRTFFSPSRVNLIGEHIDYNGGYVLPCATQLGTYGCVQKRDDNKIRLVSENFELKVEVDIEDLKYESEHGWANYPKGVIFFMKKNGYKVSGMDILVWGNIPNGAGLSSSASLELLIAEMINNLFNDGAISKMDLIKISQKSENDFIGVKCGVMDQFAVVMGKANNAMLLDCNSLIYKYVKINIKDYKLVIMNTNKRRELNDSKYNERRDECEKALSILKKHINIDNLCQLTIEEFEKLEKYLDEDNIKNRAGHVVYENQRVLKACTALENGDILELGQLLIESHYSLKNLYGVTGIELDTIVGLALEQDGCIGARMTGAGFGGCAIALVKDEDVGDFIDKVGQMYKSKIGYEADFYLTGIGDGTKEIS
- a CDS encoding LacI family DNA-binding transcriptional regulator, whose protein sequence is MEITIYDVAEKAGVSITTVSRAINNNYPVKEETRKKIEEAIEELGYVPNEIARSLILKSTSSVGIVVPGITNLFFPTIVEEINRVLVSSGFTMSLYITEGDTEREKVVVDSIISRNMDGIIAIDPSMENLENNYFPNLSEKIPIIIINGNTNKYKCNFISYDEEVGTKEAFKHLLQLGHREIAFVRGDRSLSYDLKEDLYRQFVKDNNLNYEKIISVGMGNSLEVVKKTEAICREFINSKDRGTAIFACNDLMAVGVINACNKAKVKVPEDMSVIGFDNTLLSSVNHPKITTVDLNMQEIGKNSASVLIDMIKGKHTKTKKVVYNTKLIVKESCGKRK